One Manihot esculenta cultivar AM560-2 chromosome 18, M.esculenta_v8, whole genome shotgun sequence genomic window carries:
- the LOC122722361 gene encoding uncharacterized protein LOC122722361, with product MGINNLVEEKEKALLGYGYSRSIDDSLEERVSVFLDQFFDDADPSLHAFDYDNHDGHDDHDSFFDHHNTHVHNSMERTIFWESQEALLQEVLERYSMTGSKVRQEISRIIEMGIKERDSCKNLEPINCFRQTVVHLLCQRGFNASLCTSKWNDTKKFPGGKHEYIEVVVSTNRKKKQNPYLIELEFKEQFEIAKACEEYQKLVDHLPKYYIGKADYLNAIVGILCDSAKRSMKEKKIHMGPWRKRSFMQMKWSNSSTKGEESIHDSSSNQFSLLSSSQAHQSCFHFSAAPTVIVT from the exons atgggTATTAACAATCTTGTTGAAGAGAAGGAGAAGGCTCTTCTTGGTTATGGCTATAGTAGAAGCATAGATGATAGCCTTGAAGAGAGAGTTTCTGTGTTTCTTGATCAATTTTTTGATGATGCTGATCCTTCTCTTCATGCTTTTGATTATGATAATCATGATGGTCATGATGATCATGATTCATTTTTTGATCATCATAATACCCATGTGCACAACTCCATGGAAAGGACCATCTTCTGGGAATCACAGGAGGCCTTGCTTCAG GAAGTTTTGGAACGTTACAGCATGACAGGATCAAAGGTGAGGCAAGAGATAAGCAGAATAATAGAGATGGGCATAAAAGAGAGAGATTCTTGCAAGAACCTTGAACCCATCAACTGTTTCAGACAAACTGTTGTTCATTTGCTCTGCCAAAGAGGATTCAATGCTTCTCTCTGTACTTCCAAGTGGAACGACACTAAAAAATTCCCTGGAG gGAAACATGAGTATATTGAAGTAGTTGTGAGcacaaatagaaaaaagaagcaaaacccaTACCTAATAGAATTGGAATTCAAGGAACAATTTGAGATAGCAAAAGCATGTGAAGAATACCAAAAACTTGTAGACCATTTACCAAAATATTACATAGGCAAAGCTGACTACCTAAATGCCATAGTTGGTATTCTCTGTGACTCAGCCAAGAGATCAATGAAGGAGAAAAAAATCCATATGGGTCCATGGAGAAAGAGAAGCTTCATGCAAATGAAATGGTCAAATTCTTCCACAAAAGGAGAAGAATCCATTCATGATTCTTCAAGTAATCAATTCTCTCTACTCTCATCTAGTCAAGCTCATCAGTCTTGCTTCCACTTCTCTGCAGCTCCTACAGTGATTGTCACTTAA